In Solenopsis invicta isolate M01_SB chromosome 1, UNIL_Sinv_3.0, whole genome shotgun sequence, one genomic interval encodes:
- the LOC105194781 gene encoding transcription factor Adf-1 — translation MEWPNDKALLFINEIKNLPVLWDSSDPYYKISRKKNETWEDLANKFGTTIVDVKKKWLSLQASYRRERLKVIDSEKGKKIKLTKWFAYHAMMFLEDHYKPRGSRNNSETSEEYQQQEEDSDPLDLEDINKMELTCPKVENTLHEPERNLRLRNISFRKKQLKVFHSKLITPKKRKINEDNKPSEMYILKAITEKESQRDETETYGEYVALTLKKLDNYSRIMAKHYINEILIEAELGKYKDSVPQRSSTPTTYSAISPSLSAYSYQSGGSNNVVSSEPNL, via the exons ATGGAGTGGCCAAACGATaaagctttattatttattaatgaaattaaaaacctGCCAGTTTTGTGGGATTCTTCCGAtccatattataaaattagtaggAAAAAGAATGAGACGTGGGAGGACCTTGCTAACAAATTCGGCACAACGATAGTGGATGTTAAAAAGAAGTGGCTTTCATTAcaa gCATCATACAGAAGAGAAAGACTGAAGGTAATTGAttctgaaaaaggaaaaaagataaaattgacaaaatggTTTGCATATCATGCTATGATGTTCTTGGAAGATCATTACAAACCAAGAGGATCAAGAAATAATTCCGAG ACTTCTGAAGAGTATCAACAACAAGAAGAGGATAGCGATCCTTTGGATCTTGAAGACATTAATAAAATGGAACTAACATGTCCAAAAGTAGAAAATACATTACATGAACCAGAGAGAAACTTACGATTGCGTAATATATCGTTTCGTAAAAAACAATTGAAAGTATttcattcaaaattaattactccaaaaaagagaaaaattaatgagGATAACAAGCCAagtgaaatgtatattttaaaggCAATCACGGAAAAAGAATCTCAACGAGATGAAACCGAGACTTATGGTGAATATGTGGCACTGACTTTGAAGAAATTAGATAATTATTCACGTATAATGgctaaacattatattaatgaGATTTTAATAGAAGCAGAATTAGGGAAGTACAAAGATTCAGTTCCTCAAAGATCGTCTACACCTACGACCTATTCCGCTATTTCACCATCGCTTTCTGCCTATTCCTATCAATCTGGAGGTTCTAATAACGTGGTTTCTTCGGAACCGAATCTATGA
- the LOC105194782 gene encoding uncharacterized protein C19orf47 isoform X1 produces the protein MAASLSAYWVKFFKGAGFPQDVATRHAVVFSNNRIKPDMLPDLDKPSLKEMGITLMGDMIAILRYAKKVVEETTCERFLVDSEDSLPTPKVSVKPAVKKVVKEVGNKTTVLTTSKTDSVKKIVKPLSTTKKVVTIRKPISTSATTNAVNQKQIALKRKLVSEEEYQDNDEDNWNTLEKKIKTTNGSDNTVEYSVSAPKATTVRTQVLKKSVEQKRTVFDRLGDSSVTSTTNSADASPTFNITGVGKDVFKRSTSVFKRLGDIDDKKDQTITMGILKNGSSIISTPGILKNRTSPSVRTSIITTKRVVPKTTGTMHADHEIKKKITMNSTSRILKLKKEVVPIAKLSIESITKPTVTSGKLASERLISIPAKARLGTTTAKQVTFSKVATVTQVRKANVFSRLGI, from the exons ATGGCTGCATCCTTGTCAG CTTATTGGGTGAAGTTTTTCAAAGGGGCTGGATTTCCTCAAGATGTGGCCACTAGACATGCAGTTGTATTTTCAAACAATCGCATCAAACCCGATATGTTGCCAGATTTAGATAAACCTAGTCTTAAAGAGATGGGCATCACACTAATGGGCGACATGATCGCTATTTTAAGATATGCCAAGAAAGTAGTGGAGGAAACAACATGTGAGAGATTTTTAGTTGATTCAGAGGATTCTCTTCCAACTCCAAAAGTTTCTGTAAAACCTGCTGTAAAAAAAGTAGTCAAAGAAGTTGGAAATAAGACAACGGTCTTGACGACGTCAAAAACAGACTCTGTAAAAAAGATAGTTAAACCTTTGTCCACAACAAAGAAGGTTGTGACCATAAGAAAGCCAATTTCTACTTCGGCTACCACTAATGCTGTTAATCAAAAGCAGATAGCTCTGAAGAGGAAATTGGTATCAGAAGAAGAATATCAAGATAATGATGAAGATAATTGGAATACcttagaaaagaaaataaagacaaCAAATGGTAGTGATAATACTGTTGAGTACTCTGTATCAGCACCGAAGGCAACAACAGTGAGAACTCAGGTACTTAAAAAATCTGTTGAACAAAAACGAACAGTATTTGATAGATTAGGTGACAGTTCGGTCACAAGCACAACCAATTCAGCTGACGCTTCGCCTACTTTCAATATTACCGGAGTTGGTAAAGACGTATTCAAAAGATCGACTAGTGTTTTTAAGCGTCTCGGTGACATAGATGACAAGAAGGATCAGACGATTACCATGGGAATACTTAAGAATGGGTCGAGCATTATTAGTACACCAGGTATATTGAAAAATCGGACATCTCCCAGCGTACGCACGTCAATTATAACGACAAAGAGAGTTGTGCCTAAAACCACTGGCACTATGCATGCCGATCATGAAATCAAAAAGAAGATTACTATGAACAGTACAAGCCGTATATTGAAGCTGAAAAAGGAGGTAGTACCTATTGCTAAACTGAGCATTGAAAGTATCACTAAGCCTACTGTTACATCTGGCAAATTAG CTTCGGAACGACTTATCTCAATACCAGCCAAAGCACGCCTGGGCACTACCACTGCCAAACAAGTGACTTTCAGTAAAGTGGCGACGGTGACGCAAGTCAGGAAGGCAAATGTTTTTAGTCGCTTGGGCATTTAA
- the LOC105194782 gene encoding uncharacterized protein C19orf47 isoform X2, whose product MAASLSAYWVKFFKGAGFPQDVATRHAVVFSNNRIKPDMLPDLDKPSLKEMGITLMGDMIAILRYAKKVVEETTCERFLVDSEDSLPTPKVSVKPAVKKVVKEVGNKTTVLTTSKTDSVKKIVKPLSTTKKVVTIRKPISTSATTNAVNQKQIALKRKLVSEEEYQDNDEDNWNTLEKKIKTTNGSDNTVEYSVSAPKATTVRTQVLKKSVEQKRTVFDRLGDSSVTSTTNSADASPTFNITGVGKDVFKRSTSVFKRLGDIDDKKDQTITMGILKNGSSIISTPGILKNRTSPSVRTSIITTKRVVPKTTGTMHADHEIKKKITMNSTSRILKLKKEVVPIAKLSIESITKPTVTSGKLAKARLGTTTAKQVTFSKVATVTQVRKANVFSRLGI is encoded by the exons ATGGCTGCATCCTTGTCAG CTTATTGGGTGAAGTTTTTCAAAGGGGCTGGATTTCCTCAAGATGTGGCCACTAGACATGCAGTTGTATTTTCAAACAATCGCATCAAACCCGATATGTTGCCAGATTTAGATAAACCTAGTCTTAAAGAGATGGGCATCACACTAATGGGCGACATGATCGCTATTTTAAGATATGCCAAGAAAGTAGTGGAGGAAACAACATGTGAGAGATTTTTAGTTGATTCAGAGGATTCTCTTCCAACTCCAAAAGTTTCTGTAAAACCTGCTGTAAAAAAAGTAGTCAAAGAAGTTGGAAATAAGACAACGGTCTTGACGACGTCAAAAACAGACTCTGTAAAAAAGATAGTTAAACCTTTGTCCACAACAAAGAAGGTTGTGACCATAAGAAAGCCAATTTCTACTTCGGCTACCACTAATGCTGTTAATCAAAAGCAGATAGCTCTGAAGAGGAAATTGGTATCAGAAGAAGAATATCAAGATAATGATGAAGATAATTGGAATACcttagaaaagaaaataaagacaaCAAATGGTAGTGATAATACTGTTGAGTACTCTGTATCAGCACCGAAGGCAACAACAGTGAGAACTCAGGTACTTAAAAAATCTGTTGAACAAAAACGAACAGTATTTGATAGATTAGGTGACAGTTCGGTCACAAGCACAACCAATTCAGCTGACGCTTCGCCTACTTTCAATATTACCGGAGTTGGTAAAGACGTATTCAAAAGATCGACTAGTGTTTTTAAGCGTCTCGGTGACATAGATGACAAGAAGGATCAGACGATTACCATGGGAATACTTAAGAATGGGTCGAGCATTATTAGTACACCAGGTATATTGAAAAATCGGACATCTCCCAGCGTACGCACGTCAATTATAACGACAAAGAGAGTTGTGCCTAAAACCACTGGCACTATGCATGCCGATCATGAAATCAAAAAGAAGATTACTATGAACAGTACAAGCCGTATATTGAAGCTGAAAAAGGAGGTAGTACCTATTGCTAAACTGAGCATTGAAAGTATCACTAAGCCTACTGTTACATCTGGCAAATTAG CCAAAGCACGCCTGGGCACTACCACTGCCAAACAAGTGACTTTCAGTAAAGTGGCGACGGTGACGCAAGTCAGGAAGGCAAATGTTTTTAGTCGCTTGGGCATTTAA
- the LOC105194783 gene encoding RNA-binding protein 39 isoform X3, with translation MRGVSESSPTRAMAEDLDVEAMLEAPYKKGEQDSSSKDKSSKENGSSRKSSGKSKHRSRSRSRSRDRDRRDNKDRRDRDRDRDRDRDRDRDRGDRDRGDRRRRSRSRERRDRDRDRGDTDRDRDRRDRDRDRDRRRKRSLTPLTLPRARPPFGKGHSPLGINDELTPEERDARTVFCMQLSQRIRARDLEEFFSSVGKVQDVRLITCNKTRRFKGIAYVEFKDPESVTLALGLSGQKLLGVPIVVQHTQAEKNRMGNSMPNLMPKGQTGPMRLYVGSLHFNITEDMLRGIFEPFGKIDNIQLIMDPETGRSKGYGFLTFRNADDAKKALEQLNGFELAGRPMKVGNVTERTDLIQGPSLLDTDELDRSGIDLGATGRLQLMFKLAEGTGLEIPPAAANALNMAPVMTQPQPPPQAAPPIATQCFMLSNMFDPQNETNPNWAKEIRDDVIEECNKHGGVLHVYVDQASPQGNVYVKCPSIATAVAAVNSLHGRWFAGRVITAAYVPVVNYHSLFPDAMTALQLLVPSAPRRGM, from the exons ATGCGTGGCGTTTCAGAGAGCTCCCCGACTCGCGCAATGGCGGAGGATTTGGATGTCGAGGCGATGCTGGAGGCGCCGTACAAGAAAGGG GAGCAGGACTCCTCTTCCAAAGACAAGTCCTCCAAGGAGAATGGGTCTAGTCGCAAATCGTCTGG gaAGAGCAAACATCGCTCGCGTTCACGTTCACGATCCCGAGATCGCGATCGCCGAGACAACAAAGATCGACGGGATCGCGACAGAGACAGGGACCGGGACCGCGATCGGGACAGAGATCGGGGGGATCGCGACCGCGGCGATCGTCGGCGTAGATCGAGATCTCGCGAGAGACGGGATCGAGATAGGGATCGTGGTGACACCGATCGGGATAGGGATAGGCGAGACAGAGATCGAGACAGAGACAGAAGGAGGAAGAGATCACTAACACCGTTGACCTTGCCTAGAGCCCGACCACCATTCGGTAAAGGTCATAGTCCACTTGGAAT AAATGATGAGTTGACACCAGAGGAACGAGATGCCCGGACTGTCTTTTGTATGCAATTAAGCCAACGAATTCGTGCGCGTGATTTGGAAGAATTCTTCTCAAGTGTCGGCAAAGTACAGGATGTAAGACTTATCACATGCAACAAAACTCGAAGATTTAAAGGCATTGCCTATGTGGAATTTAAAGATCCAGAGAGTGTGACACTt GCTCTTGGTTTGTCGGGTCAAAAGCTTCTTGGAGTGCCTATTGTAGTACAGCATACACAAGCTGAAAAGAATCGTATGGGTAATTCAATGCCGAACTTAATGCCTAAGGGACAAACAGGACCCATGCGATTATACGTAGGATCTTTGCACTTCAATATTACGGAGGACATGCTTCGCGGAATCTTTGAACCATTTGGAAAAATTGACAACATACAGTTGATTATGGATCCTGAAACGGGGCGCAGCAAGGGTTATGGTTTTCTGACA ttcagaaatgcAGACGACGCGAAAAAAGCGTTGGAACAGCTAAATGGATTCGAACTCGCTGGTAGACCTATGAAAGTTGGAAATGTAACAGAAAGAACTGATCTGATTCAGGGACCTTCCCTACTCGATACTGATGAGCTAGATCGCAGTGGAATTGATCTAGGAGCGACTGGAAG ATTACAACTGATGTTCAAATTGGCGGAAGGTACTGGCCTGGAAATTCCTCCCGCTGCAGCGAACGCATTAAATATGGCACCAGTAATGACGCAGCCACAACCACCGCCTCAGGCCGCACCTCCCATTGCGACACAGTGCTTTATGTTGTCGAACATGTTTGATCCACAAAA TGAGACAAATCCTAACTGGGCAAAAGAGATTCGCGATGATGTGATCGAGGAATGTAACAAGCACGGCGGTGTCCTACATGTATACGTGGACCAAGCATCACCACAAGGCAATGTTTACGTGAAGTGTCCGTCGATCGCAACTGCCGTGGCGGCGGTGAACTCGCTGCATGGCCGATGGTTTGCCGGTCGCGTCATAACCGCAGCCTACGTGCCGGTGGTAAATTATCATTCGTTATTCCCCGATGCGATGACCGCGTTGCAACTATTGGTGCCGAGCGCGCCACGAAGAGGAATGTGA
- the LOC105194783 gene encoding RNA-binding protein 39 isoform X2 has product MSRRCWRRRTRKGWYVTCTLALIGCAPASSLHLKDDEEQDSSSKDKSSKENGSSRKSSGKSKHRSRSRSRSRDRDRRDNKDRRDRDRDRDRDRDRDRDRGDRDRGDRRRRSRSRERRDRDRDRGDTDRDRDRRDRDRDRDRRRKRSLTPLTLPRARPPFGKGHSPLGINDELTPEERDARTVFCMQLSQRIRARDLEEFFSSVGKVQDVRLITCNKTRRFKGIAYVEFKDPESVTLALGLSGQKLLGVPIVVQHTQAEKNRMGNSMPNLMPKGQTGPMRLYVGSLHFNITEDMLRGIFEPFGKIDNIQLIMDPETGRSKGYGFLTFRNADDAKKALEQLNGFELAGRPMKVGNVTERTDLIQGPSLLDTDELDRSGIDLGATGRLQLMFKLAEGTGLEIPPAAANALNMAPVMTQPQPPPQAAPPIATQCFMLSNMFDPQNETNPNWAKEIRDDVIEECNKHGGVLHVYVDQASPQGNVYVKCPSIATAVAAVNSLHGRWFAGRVITAAYVPVVNYHSLFPDAMTALQLLVPSAPRRGM; this is encoded by the exons ATGTCGAGGCGATGCTGGAGGCGCCGTACAAGAAAGGG ATGGTACGTAACATGTACCCTCGCGCTCATAGGATGTGCGCCAGCGAGTTCCTTGCACTTGAAAGACGACGAG GAGCAGGACTCCTCTTCCAAAGACAAGTCCTCCAAGGAGAATGGGTCTAGTCGCAAATCGTCTGG gaAGAGCAAACATCGCTCGCGTTCACGTTCACGATCCCGAGATCGCGATCGCCGAGACAACAAAGATCGACGGGATCGCGACAGAGACAGGGACCGGGACCGCGATCGGGACAGAGATCGGGGGGATCGCGACCGCGGCGATCGTCGGCGTAGATCGAGATCTCGCGAGAGACGGGATCGAGATAGGGATCGTGGTGACACCGATCGGGATAGGGATAGGCGAGACAGAGATCGAGACAGAGACAGAAGGAGGAAGAGATCACTAACACCGTTGACCTTGCCTAGAGCCCGACCACCATTCGGTAAAGGTCATAGTCCACTTGGAAT AAATGATGAGTTGACACCAGAGGAACGAGATGCCCGGACTGTCTTTTGTATGCAATTAAGCCAACGAATTCGTGCGCGTGATTTGGAAGAATTCTTCTCAAGTGTCGGCAAAGTACAGGATGTAAGACTTATCACATGCAACAAAACTCGAAGATTTAAAGGCATTGCCTATGTGGAATTTAAAGATCCAGAGAGTGTGACACTt GCTCTTGGTTTGTCGGGTCAAAAGCTTCTTGGAGTGCCTATTGTAGTACAGCATACACAAGCTGAAAAGAATCGTATGGGTAATTCAATGCCGAACTTAATGCCTAAGGGACAAACAGGACCCATGCGATTATACGTAGGATCTTTGCACTTCAATATTACGGAGGACATGCTTCGCGGAATCTTTGAACCATTTGGAAAAATTGACAACATACAGTTGATTATGGATCCTGAAACGGGGCGCAGCAAGGGTTATGGTTTTCTGACA ttcagaaatgcAGACGACGCGAAAAAAGCGTTGGAACAGCTAAATGGATTCGAACTCGCTGGTAGACCTATGAAAGTTGGAAATGTAACAGAAAGAACTGATCTGATTCAGGGACCTTCCCTACTCGATACTGATGAGCTAGATCGCAGTGGAATTGATCTAGGAGCGACTGGAAG ATTACAACTGATGTTCAAATTGGCGGAAGGTACTGGCCTGGAAATTCCTCCCGCTGCAGCGAACGCATTAAATATGGCACCAGTAATGACGCAGCCACAACCACCGCCTCAGGCCGCACCTCCCATTGCGACACAGTGCTTTATGTTGTCGAACATGTTTGATCCACAAAA TGAGACAAATCCTAACTGGGCAAAAGAGATTCGCGATGATGTGATCGAGGAATGTAACAAGCACGGCGGTGTCCTACATGTATACGTGGACCAAGCATCACCACAAGGCAATGTTTACGTGAAGTGTCCGTCGATCGCAACTGCCGTGGCGGCGGTGAACTCGCTGCATGGCCGATGGTTTGCCGGTCGCGTCATAACCGCAGCCTACGTGCCGGTGGTAAATTATCATTCGTTATTCCCCGATGCGATGACCGCGTTGCAACTATTGGTGCCGAGCGCGCCACGAAGAGGAATGTGA
- the LOC105194783 gene encoding RNA-binding protein 39 isoform X1, which produces MYQLLINTSVFCTYRWYVTCTLALIGCAPASSLHLKDDEEQDSSSKDKSSKENGSSRKSSGKSKHRSRSRSRSRDRDRRDNKDRRDRDRDRDRDRDRDRDRGDRDRGDRRRRSRSRERRDRDRDRGDTDRDRDRRDRDRDRDRRRKRSLTPLTLPRARPPFGKGHSPLGINDELTPEERDARTVFCMQLSQRIRARDLEEFFSSVGKVQDVRLITCNKTRRFKGIAYVEFKDPESVTLALGLSGQKLLGVPIVVQHTQAEKNRMGNSMPNLMPKGQTGPMRLYVGSLHFNITEDMLRGIFEPFGKIDNIQLIMDPETGRSKGYGFLTFRNADDAKKALEQLNGFELAGRPMKVGNVTERTDLIQGPSLLDTDELDRSGIDLGATGRLQLMFKLAEGTGLEIPPAAANALNMAPVMTQPQPPPQAAPPIATQCFMLSNMFDPQNETNPNWAKEIRDDVIEECNKHGGVLHVYVDQASPQGNVYVKCPSIATAVAAVNSLHGRWFAGRVITAAYVPVVNYHSLFPDAMTALQLLVPSAPRRGM; this is translated from the exons ATGTACCAACTATTGATCAACACCTCCGTTTTCTGTACTTATAGATGGTACGTAACATGTACCCTCGCGCTCATAGGATGTGCGCCAGCGAGTTCCTTGCACTTGAAAGACGACGAG GAGCAGGACTCCTCTTCCAAAGACAAGTCCTCCAAGGAGAATGGGTCTAGTCGCAAATCGTCTGG gaAGAGCAAACATCGCTCGCGTTCACGTTCACGATCCCGAGATCGCGATCGCCGAGACAACAAAGATCGACGGGATCGCGACAGAGACAGGGACCGGGACCGCGATCGGGACAGAGATCGGGGGGATCGCGACCGCGGCGATCGTCGGCGTAGATCGAGATCTCGCGAGAGACGGGATCGAGATAGGGATCGTGGTGACACCGATCGGGATAGGGATAGGCGAGACAGAGATCGAGACAGAGACAGAAGGAGGAAGAGATCACTAACACCGTTGACCTTGCCTAGAGCCCGACCACCATTCGGTAAAGGTCATAGTCCACTTGGAAT AAATGATGAGTTGACACCAGAGGAACGAGATGCCCGGACTGTCTTTTGTATGCAATTAAGCCAACGAATTCGTGCGCGTGATTTGGAAGAATTCTTCTCAAGTGTCGGCAAAGTACAGGATGTAAGACTTATCACATGCAACAAAACTCGAAGATTTAAAGGCATTGCCTATGTGGAATTTAAAGATCCAGAGAGTGTGACACTt GCTCTTGGTTTGTCGGGTCAAAAGCTTCTTGGAGTGCCTATTGTAGTACAGCATACACAAGCTGAAAAGAATCGTATGGGTAATTCAATGCCGAACTTAATGCCTAAGGGACAAACAGGACCCATGCGATTATACGTAGGATCTTTGCACTTCAATATTACGGAGGACATGCTTCGCGGAATCTTTGAACCATTTGGAAAAATTGACAACATACAGTTGATTATGGATCCTGAAACGGGGCGCAGCAAGGGTTATGGTTTTCTGACA ttcagaaatgcAGACGACGCGAAAAAAGCGTTGGAACAGCTAAATGGATTCGAACTCGCTGGTAGACCTATGAAAGTTGGAAATGTAACAGAAAGAACTGATCTGATTCAGGGACCTTCCCTACTCGATACTGATGAGCTAGATCGCAGTGGAATTGATCTAGGAGCGACTGGAAG ATTACAACTGATGTTCAAATTGGCGGAAGGTACTGGCCTGGAAATTCCTCCCGCTGCAGCGAACGCATTAAATATGGCACCAGTAATGACGCAGCCACAACCACCGCCTCAGGCCGCACCTCCCATTGCGACACAGTGCTTTATGTTGTCGAACATGTTTGATCCACAAAA TGAGACAAATCCTAACTGGGCAAAAGAGATTCGCGATGATGTGATCGAGGAATGTAACAAGCACGGCGGTGTCCTACATGTATACGTGGACCAAGCATCACCACAAGGCAATGTTTACGTGAAGTGTCCGTCGATCGCAACTGCCGTGGCGGCGGTGAACTCGCTGCATGGCCGATGGTTTGCCGGTCGCGTCATAACCGCAGCCTACGTGCCGGTGGTAAATTATCATTCGTTATTCCCCGATGCGATGACCGCGTTGCAACTATTGGTGCCGAGCGCGCCACGAAGAGGAATGTGA
- the LOC105194783 gene encoding RNA-binding protein 39 isoform X4: MEQDSSSKDKSSKENGSSRKSSGKSKHRSRSRSRSRDRDRRDNKDRRDRDRDRDRDRDRDRDRGDRDRGDRRRRSRSRERRDRDRDRGDTDRDRDRRDRDRDRDRRRKRSLTPLTLPRARPPFGKGHSPLGINDELTPEERDARTVFCMQLSQRIRARDLEEFFSSVGKVQDVRLITCNKTRRFKGIAYVEFKDPESVTLALGLSGQKLLGVPIVVQHTQAEKNRMGNSMPNLMPKGQTGPMRLYVGSLHFNITEDMLRGIFEPFGKIDNIQLIMDPETGRSKGYGFLTFRNADDAKKALEQLNGFELAGRPMKVGNVTERTDLIQGPSLLDTDELDRSGIDLGATGRLQLMFKLAEGTGLEIPPAAANALNMAPVMTQPQPPPQAAPPIATQCFMLSNMFDPQNETNPNWAKEIRDDVIEECNKHGGVLHVYVDQASPQGNVYVKCPSIATAVAAVNSLHGRWFAGRVITAAYVPVVNYHSLFPDAMTALQLLVPSAPRRGM, from the exons ATG GAGCAGGACTCCTCTTCCAAAGACAAGTCCTCCAAGGAGAATGGGTCTAGTCGCAAATCGTCTGG gaAGAGCAAACATCGCTCGCGTTCACGTTCACGATCCCGAGATCGCGATCGCCGAGACAACAAAGATCGACGGGATCGCGACAGAGACAGGGACCGGGACCGCGATCGGGACAGAGATCGGGGGGATCGCGACCGCGGCGATCGTCGGCGTAGATCGAGATCTCGCGAGAGACGGGATCGAGATAGGGATCGTGGTGACACCGATCGGGATAGGGATAGGCGAGACAGAGATCGAGACAGAGACAGAAGGAGGAAGAGATCACTAACACCGTTGACCTTGCCTAGAGCCCGACCACCATTCGGTAAAGGTCATAGTCCACTTGGAAT AAATGATGAGTTGACACCAGAGGAACGAGATGCCCGGACTGTCTTTTGTATGCAATTAAGCCAACGAATTCGTGCGCGTGATTTGGAAGAATTCTTCTCAAGTGTCGGCAAAGTACAGGATGTAAGACTTATCACATGCAACAAAACTCGAAGATTTAAAGGCATTGCCTATGTGGAATTTAAAGATCCAGAGAGTGTGACACTt GCTCTTGGTTTGTCGGGTCAAAAGCTTCTTGGAGTGCCTATTGTAGTACAGCATACACAAGCTGAAAAGAATCGTATGGGTAATTCAATGCCGAACTTAATGCCTAAGGGACAAACAGGACCCATGCGATTATACGTAGGATCTTTGCACTTCAATATTACGGAGGACATGCTTCGCGGAATCTTTGAACCATTTGGAAAAATTGACAACATACAGTTGATTATGGATCCTGAAACGGGGCGCAGCAAGGGTTATGGTTTTCTGACA ttcagaaatgcAGACGACGCGAAAAAAGCGTTGGAACAGCTAAATGGATTCGAACTCGCTGGTAGACCTATGAAAGTTGGAAATGTAACAGAAAGAACTGATCTGATTCAGGGACCTTCCCTACTCGATACTGATGAGCTAGATCGCAGTGGAATTGATCTAGGAGCGACTGGAAG ATTACAACTGATGTTCAAATTGGCGGAAGGTACTGGCCTGGAAATTCCTCCCGCTGCAGCGAACGCATTAAATATGGCACCAGTAATGACGCAGCCACAACCACCGCCTCAGGCCGCACCTCCCATTGCGACACAGTGCTTTATGTTGTCGAACATGTTTGATCCACAAAA TGAGACAAATCCTAACTGGGCAAAAGAGATTCGCGATGATGTGATCGAGGAATGTAACAAGCACGGCGGTGTCCTACATGTATACGTGGACCAAGCATCACCACAAGGCAATGTTTACGTGAAGTGTCCGTCGATCGCAACTGCCGTGGCGGCGGTGAACTCGCTGCATGGCCGATGGTTTGCCGGTCGCGTCATAACCGCAGCCTACGTGCCGGTGGTAAATTATCATTCGTTATTCCCCGATGCGATGACCGCGTTGCAACTATTGGTGCCGAGCGCGCCACGAAGAGGAATGTGA